In Fibrobacter sp. UWH6, the following proteins share a genomic window:
- a CDS encoding YggS family pyridoxal phosphate-dependent enzyme: MEFTLEEMRGQLAKLETRISAACEKAGRSRESVLLVWVSKFHPAEAVENAIALGAKVFGENRVQEAETKFSERRIALDGSTVQCHVIGPVQSNKLKKAAIVADCIHSIANMEAVEKLEKVCAGLADAAHPEGKTLEILFQVNAGEEETKSGLDVANADAFLAELEKVAGACGPDGKSEKFPHLRFRGLMTIGKNTGVAEDSRECFAFLRNLQQKYLARGGVFAAFDQLSMGMTGDLEVAIEEGSTMIRVGTALFGERDYSKPVNDPV, encoded by the coding sequence ATGGAATTCACTCTTGAAGAAATGCGTGGCCAGCTGGCCAAATTAGAAACGAGAATTTCTGCCGCTTGCGAAAAGGCTGGACGTTCCCGTGAATCCGTGCTTCTGGTTTGGGTGAGCAAGTTCCATCCGGCCGAAGCTGTAGAAAACGCAATTGCCCTGGGCGCAAAGGTCTTTGGCGAAAACCGCGTGCAGGAAGCCGAAACCAAGTTCAGCGAACGCCGCATCGCTCTCGATGGTTCGACCGTGCAGTGCCACGTCATCGGTCCTGTTCAGAGCAACAAGTTGAAGAAAGCCGCCATCGTTGCCGACTGCATTCACTCCATCGCAAACATGGAAGCCGTTGAAAAGTTGGAGAAGGTTTGTGCTGGTCTCGCCGATGCCGCTCACCCCGAAGGCAAAACTCTGGAAATTCTCTTCCAGGTGAATGCCGGCGAAGAAGAAACCAAGAGCGGTCTGGACGTTGCCAATGCGGATGCTTTCCTGGCCGAACTTGAAAAAGTCGCGGGCGCCTGTGGCCCTGACGGCAAGAGCGAAAAATTCCCTCACCTGAGATTCCGCGGTCTCATGACCATCGGCAAGAACACGGGTGTAGCCGAAGATTCCCGCGAGTGCTTTGCTTTCCTCCGCAATCTCCAGCAGAAGTACCTGGCTCGCGGCGGCGTATTCGCTGCATTCGATCAGCTGTCTATGGGCATGACCGGCGACCTGGAAGTCGCCATTGAAGAAGGCTCCACCATGATCCGCGTAGGCACAGCCCTCTTCGGCGAACGCGACTACAGCAAGCCCGTTAACGATCCTGTGTAA